Proteins encoded in a region of the Bombiscardovia apis genome:
- a CDS encoding restriction endonuclease subunit S, whose product MNTYKVVSPGDYIISLRSFQGGFERSDLEGIVSPAYTVFNFVSSEDQDGGYWSTYFKTYRFIESLKQIIFGIRDGKAISFGEFGSLLLNNPSLLEQQTIAKFFSILDNLIAAHERKCELLKKKKAYYLQQIFSQKLRFKGFTQPWQQRKLGEIAKHQYGGGTPKTSVPQNWNGRLPWIQSSDLSEESPLWVQAHKKITQTGLNSSAAQIVPAHSIAIVNRVGVGKVALLPFSYSSSQDFVNLADFSVDIEYAAYAVSAIMKQKAKQTQGTSIKGVPQSEILRSNIAIPQSSDEQKAIAALCKTVDILIAAETECESLLKKNKQFYLQKMFV is encoded by the coding sequence TTGAATACGTATAAAGTTGTGTCACCCGGAGACTACATTATAAGTTTAAGGTCTTTCCAAGGAGGCTTCGAAAGATCTGACTTAGAAGGCATTGTCAGCCCTGCCTATACAGTTTTTAACTTTGTCTCCAGCGAGGATCAAGATGGTGGTTATTGGAGCACATACTTTAAGACCTATCGGTTCATAGAGTCATTGAAGCAAATCATCTTTGGTATTCGTGACGGCAAGGCTATATCATTTGGCGAGTTCGGCTCCCTTCTACTCAATAATCCATCTTTGCTAGAACAGCAGACAATTGCTAAGTTCTTCTCAATACTCGATAATCTCATCGCAGCCCACGAGCGTAAGTGCGAGCTTCTCAAGAAGAAGAAAGCCTACTACCTACAACAAATCTTCAGCCAAAAACTCCGTTTCAAAGGCTTCACCCAACCCTGGCAACAGCGTAAGTTAGGCGAAATAGCGAAGCATCAGTACGGTGGAGGAACTCCCAAAACTAGCGTTCCCCAAAATTGGAACGGTCGTCTACCGTGGATTCAAAGTTCTGATTTATCAGAAGAGTCACCATTGTGGGTACAGGCACATAAGAAAATTACTCAAACTGGTTTAAATAGTTCTGCGGCGCAGATCGTACCGGCTCATTCTATTGCCATTGTTAATCGAGTAGGCGTCGGGAAAGTGGCACTGTTACCTTTTTCATATTCCAGCAGCCAAGATTTTGTGAACCTAGCGGATTTCTCAGTGGATATTGAATATGCCGCATACGCTGTTTCGGCCATCATGAAACAGAAAGCAAAGCAAACGCAAGGCACATCTATAAAAGGTGTGCCCCAATCCGAGATTCTTAGAAGCAATATTGCAATCCCGCAATCATCAGACGAACAAAAAGCAATTGCTGCATTATGCAAAACAGTTGACATTCTGATAGCCGCTGAAACGGAATGCGAATCTCTTTTAAAGAAGAATAAACAATTTTACCTTCAAAAGATGTTCGTTTAG
- a CDS encoding type I restriction endonuclease subunit R, translated as MDNELDFEKELINYLETLGGAKQWEYMKNIKTIDGLWENFREILNRNNADKLNGQLLTDSEFAQVKKVICDLKSPYEAGRWIYGMNGVTQVEVERDDRIDGRSGGHVYLTVFDQSNVGAGNTIYQIVNQVERPHALPGRKNRRFDTTLLINGLPILQIEEKSDHHKALEALEQMHQYIDEYAFTDIYSTVQILIGMTPHEALYMANTDSQSFNTDFAFRWQRESDSYPVWDWREFCNLMLSIPMAHQMSTNYMILDGDPKHKNLMVMRPYQVYATRKVINSLKSHMFGTDKQEIGYIWHTTGSGKTISSFKTAWLASRLPGIDKVVFLVDRVALTSQTFDKYRAYDPDASDETLNGVVSDTANTGVLARKLRSRQQSNSIIVTSIQKLDRLCKRDSFSAPNQKIVFIVDEAHRSTNGDMLKRVKKSFPLSAWVGYTGTPAFEGDLTHQAFGNLLHAYTIREAIADKNVLGFKVDFQNTLEKSEIKEQLLPELLHQKYPSWDEDAIESKIARMDPDEVDTYIDSGIYDCNPKHVEQVVDDIVKNWRNRSKEGKYSAILTTHVGGMKPSIPMALQYFDQFQKKNEELKAIGKYPLNVAVTFSYATDNSAQQLDNNKGLRAAMEVYNKTFGMSFNDQTVDGYFEDVMTRLRGESEGPKLDIAIVVDQLLTGYDAPKVNTLYVDRTLAGANLIQAYSRTNRIENNRDKPWGRIVNFRWPETSKRLMDAALSVYANKDSALVQGPIGVEGLDGVLAKPYKKMVGEAQEIVQDIKQISDGFMILPPSESAKQELADLISKYGSKISQLKQCTEYDYDQPEVLLKEIGISADDEEWVTTVAKNELKRWAEEQSEPLDLSMLDFSIERVAEIRINYDYIQELLAQLLNEVHEGQDEAAAETYDTFVRATDQMDDRHLADQMRTTADAAMQGSTVAEVYPVQADAIASIVQEYTAKNKRQAILAFKRKWGLVDIPSANSLIEHMLQRHILHSDDIRDGSELEQLLADAVADRIYQQDAEDEFVRSLSPVKYHNQFYKEFSKFADYVVEHY; from the coding sequence GTGGACAACGAGTTGGACTTTGAGAAAGAACTCATCAACTACCTTGAAACTTTGGGAGGGGCAAAGCAATGGGAGTATATGAAGAACATCAAGACAATTGATGGATTATGGGAGAATTTTAGAGAGATTCTCAACCGTAACAACGCCGATAAACTCAACGGTCAGCTTTTGACTGATAGCGAGTTTGCTCAGGTGAAGAAGGTGATTTGTGATCTTAAATCTCCTTATGAAGCAGGCCGTTGGATATACGGCATGAATGGGGTAACTCAAGTTGAGGTGGAAAGAGATGATAGGATTGACGGTCGCAGTGGAGGGCATGTCTACCTGACAGTTTTTGACCAATCAAATGTCGGTGCTGGAAATACTATCTATCAGATCGTGAATCAGGTGGAAAGACCTCATGCTTTGCCTGGGCGAAAAAATCGTCGGTTTGACACCACTTTGCTAATTAATGGTCTCCCGATTTTGCAGATAGAGGAGAAATCCGATCATCATAAGGCACTAGAGGCACTGGAGCAGATGCACCAATATATTGATGAGTATGCGTTTACTGACATCTACTCCACAGTGCAGATTTTGATAGGTATGACGCCTCACGAAGCGTTGTACATGGCGAACACTGATTCTCAGTCATTCAATACTGATTTCGCCTTCCGCTGGCAGAGAGAATCGGATAGTTATCCAGTTTGGGATTGGCGTGAATTCTGTAATCTGATGCTCTCAATTCCTATGGCTCATCAGATGTCCACCAATTATATGATTCTTGACGGCGATCCTAAGCATAAGAACTTGATGGTGATGCGGCCTTATCAGGTATATGCCACGCGCAAAGTTATCAATAGCTTGAAGAGTCACATGTTTGGCACTGATAAGCAAGAAATTGGCTATATTTGGCACACTACCGGCTCAGGGAAGACGATTAGCAGCTTCAAAACTGCCTGGCTAGCATCACGCTTGCCGGGGATAGATAAAGTCGTGTTCCTTGTAGACCGAGTGGCACTGACCAGCCAGACATTTGATAAGTACCGGGCTTACGATCCTGATGCCAGTGACGAAACCCTGAATGGTGTTGTGTCAGACACAGCTAATACTGGTGTTTTGGCGCGAAAGCTGCGTAGTCGACAGCAGAGTAATTCGATTATTGTAACTTCTATTCAAAAGCTGGATCGTCTGTGCAAGCGAGATTCATTCTCGGCACCGAATCAGAAAATTGTTTTTATTGTGGACGAGGCTCATCGCTCGACGAATGGAGACATGCTTAAGCGGGTAAAAAAGAGCTTCCCACTGTCTGCTTGGGTTGGTTATACAGGTACTCCGGCATTTGAAGGAGATTTAACTCACCAAGCATTCGGCAATTTGCTCCATGCCTATACCATACGCGAGGCTATAGCGGACAAGAATGTTCTGGGCTTTAAAGTTGACTTTCAGAATACGCTTGAAAAGTCAGAGATTAAAGAGCAATTATTGCCCGAGCTTCTTCATCAAAAGTATCCATCTTGGGACGAAGATGCTATTGAAAGCAAGATTGCGCGTATGGATCCTGATGAAGTGGATACGTACATCGACTCCGGCATCTACGATTGCAATCCCAAGCATGTAGAGCAAGTGGTCGATGACATTGTCAAGAATTGGCGCAATAGGTCAAAAGAAGGCAAGTATAGTGCAATTCTGACTACGCATGTGGGCGGTATGAAACCCTCTATTCCTATGGCATTACAGTACTTTGACCAGTTCCAGAAGAAGAATGAGGAGTTGAAAGCAATAGGCAAATATCCACTCAACGTTGCTGTGACCTTCTCCTACGCAACAGACAACTCCGCTCAGCAGTTGGATAACAATAAAGGTTTGCGTGCTGCGATGGAAGTTTACAACAAGACGTTCGGGATGTCATTCAATGATCAGACCGTCGATGGCTATTTCGAAGATGTGATGACTCGACTGCGGGGTGAGAGTGAAGGGCCTAAGCTTGACATTGCGATTGTGGTTGATCAGCTACTGACGGGGTACGATGCACCCAAAGTCAATACTCTCTATGTGGATCGGACTTTGGCAGGAGCAAATCTTATTCAGGCGTATTCACGTACGAACCGAATTGAGAATAACCGCGATAAGCCTTGGGGACGTATTGTTAACTTCCGTTGGCCGGAGACCTCTAAACGGCTTATGGATGCTGCTTTAAGCGTATATGCTAACAAGGATTCAGCTTTGGTCCAAGGACCCATTGGTGTTGAGGGTCTTGACGGTGTTTTGGCGAAGCCTTATAAAAAAATGGTGGGTGAAGCCCAAGAAATCGTACAAGATATTAAGCAAATATCCGATGGTTTTATGATTCTTCCTCCTAGTGAAAGCGCTAAGCAGGAGCTTGCTGATCTCATTAGTAAGTACGGCAGTAAGATTTCTCAGCTCAAGCAATGCACAGAATACGATTATGATCAGCCGGAAGTACTTTTGAAAGAGATCGGTATTTCTGCAGATGATGAAGAGTGGGTGACCACTGTTGCTAAAAATGAGCTCAAGCGCTGGGCGGAAGAGCAAAGCGAGCCACTTGATCTTTCTATGCTTGATTTCTCGATCGAGCGTGTCGCGGAAATTCGCATTAACTACGATTATATCCAAGAGCTTTTAGCCCAGCTGCTTAATGAGGTTCACGAAGGTCAAGATGAGGCAGCGGCTGAAACCTACGATACTTTCGTTCGTGCAACGGACCAGATGGATGACCGACACCTAGCAGATCAGATGCGGACTACTGCCGATGCTGCCATGCAAGGGAGTACGGTTGCAGAAGTCTATCCTGTCCAAGCTGACGCGATAGCAAGCATCGTCCAAGAATATACGGCAAAGAATAAGCGTCAAGCTATTTTGGCGTTTAAACGAAAATGGGGTCTGGTTGATATTCCATCGGCTAATTCGTTAATTGAGCATATGTTGCAGCGCCATATTTTGCATAGCGATGATATTCGAGACGGTAGTGAGCTCGAACAGTTGCTTGCAGATGCCGTAGCGGATCGCATATACCAACAAGATGCGGAAGATGAGTTTGTTCGTAGTCTTTCCCCTGTGAAGTACCATAACCAGTTCTACAAGGAATTCAGCAAATTTGCTGACTATGTGGTTGAACACTACTAA
- a CDS encoding nucleoside hydrolase yields MARKIILDSDPGHDDAVAILLAVGNPDIDLLGVTTVGGNQSLEKVTYNARAVLEAAHATDIEVHAGCDRPLVRKQEVAAAIHGETGLDGVELPQPSRPLDEGHAVNWLIDTIMAAEPKSITLVPTGPLTNIAMAVRLEPRIVDRVKEVVLMGGGYHVGNWSAVAEFNIKVDPEAAYIVFNEAWPVTMVGLDLTHQALCTPQVQSRIDGLDTDLAHFVSELMDFFRKSYQDNQDFDDPPVHDPCTVAYLIDPSVVQTRRCPVNVELHGDLTLGMTVADLRGPEPSEQECHTQVATKLDFDKFWNLVTDAIERIG; encoded by the coding sequence ATGGCTAGGAAGATTATATTGGATTCGGACCCGGGACATGATGACGCTGTTGCCATCTTGTTAGCCGTTGGGAACCCCGACATTGACTTGTTGGGCGTGACTACGGTAGGCGGCAATCAGAGCTTGGAGAAGGTGACATATAACGCTCGAGCCGTGCTAGAAGCAGCTCATGCCACTGATATTGAGGTGCATGCCGGCTGCGATAGGCCTCTGGTGCGCAAGCAAGAAGTTGCAGCCGCCATCCATGGCGAGACTGGACTAGACGGTGTGGAACTGCCTCAGCCCTCGCGTCCGCTCGACGAAGGGCACGCGGTCAACTGGCTCATTGACACCATTATGGCGGCCGAGCCTAAGTCCATAACGCTCGTTCCCACCGGCCCCCTGACCAACATCGCGATGGCCGTGCGCCTAGAGCCGCGCATCGTCGACCGCGTCAAGGAAGTCGTGCTCATGGGCGGCGGCTACCACGTGGGCAACTGGAGCGCAGTGGCCGAGTTCAATATCAAAGTCGACCCAGAAGCGGCCTACATCGTTTTCAATGAGGCATGGCCGGTCACGATGGTGGGCCTCGACCTGACCCATCAGGCCCTGTGCACCCCGCAAGTGCAATCTCGCATCGACGGCTTGGATACAGACTTGGCCCACTTCGTTTCCGAGCTCATGGACTTCTTCCGCAAGTCCTACCAAGACAACCAAGACTTCGACGATCCGCCCGTGCACGACCCTTGCACTGTGGCCTACCTCATCGACCCCAGCGTGGTGCAGACCCGCCGCTGCCCGGTCAACGTGGAGCTCCACGGCGATTTAACGCTCGGCATGACGGTCGCCGATTTGCGCGGCCCCGAACCTAGCGAGCAAGAGTGCCACACGCAAGTGGCCACCAAGCTCGACTTTGACAAGTTCTGGAACTTGGTCACCGATGCTATTGAGAGGATTGGCTGA
- a CDS encoding site-specific integrase, translating to MNKNQTLPAYFHEWMEMYKKGAVRPVTYQKYELAYRTLKELVPKLRLGSLSRIRYQQLLNEYAQTHEKQTVMDFHHLLKGAVLDAVDEGVLKKDPTRKVVVKGTQTRKHKPKFLDQSELKTLIEHLDLGNDINWDWMILLIAKTGLRFAEALGLTPQDFDFSKQTLSVSKTWNYKAEESCFGPTKNESSVRKVRLDWQLAMQFNQLVQNIDPKQPIFVQGKKVYNATVNDRLERLCKENNIPAISVHGLRHTHASLLLYAGVSVASVAKRLGHSNMTTTQSTYLHIIRELENKDNDKVIQVMCEL from the coding sequence GTGAATAAAAATCAGACATTACCGGCTTACTTTCATGAGTGGATGGAAATGTATAAGAAGGGGGCTGTTAGACCTGTTACTTATCAGAAGTATGAGTTGGCCTACCGCACTCTGAAAGAGTTGGTGCCTAAGTTGCGGCTGGGGAGCCTAAGCCGAATTCGCTATCAGCAATTACTTAACGAGTATGCACAAACTCATGAGAAGCAAACGGTCATGGACTTCCACCATTTACTGAAAGGTGCCGTACTAGATGCGGTTGATGAGGGAGTCTTAAAGAAAGATCCGACTCGAAAAGTAGTAGTAAAAGGAACTCAGACGCGTAAGCACAAACCAAAGTTTTTGGACCAATCTGAGCTTAAAACTCTTATCGAGCATCTTGATTTAGGCAACGACATCAACTGGGATTGGATGATTTTACTTATTGCAAAAACAGGATTGCGGTTTGCTGAAGCCCTTGGCCTTACTCCTCAGGATTTCGACTTCAGCAAGCAGACGCTCTCTGTCTCAAAAACCTGGAACTACAAAGCAGAAGAAAGCTGTTTCGGGCCTACTAAGAACGAGTCGTCAGTCAGAAAAGTCCGTTTAGACTGGCAGTTGGCTATGCAGTTCAACCAACTTGTTCAAAATATAGACCCCAAACAGCCCATTTTTGTACAAGGCAAAAAAGTGTACAACGCTACAGTCAATGACCGTTTGGAACGCCTCTGCAAAGAGAACAATATTCCAGCAATATCAGTTCACGGTCTCAGGCATACTCACGCTTCACTACTTCTATATGCAGGTGTCTCCGTAGCATCAGTTGCAAAACGCTTGGGTCATTCAAATATGACCACCACTCAATCAACCTATCTGCACATTATCCGTGAGCTCGAAAACAAAGACAACGATAAAGTCATTCAAGTGATGTGCGAGTTATAA
- a CDS encoding MFS transporter has translation MTESTNKPMLDKGGKSIAALMTALMAAVFAFQLNASMLSPALTTMQNELKTDSAQIGLTQTVFFTACAVFSLFLPRLGDLAGRKKVLLGMLSLTAIGCVISALAVNVPMLMIGRVVQGVAGPVVPMTLIMLHNRVTDEARYAKLMSILTAVNGGIGGVDAILGGWLAGTFGFRAVFWFMVVIAVIAVILVALYADESHAIETPRMDWPGVVTLCVAFLLAYLAINEIEKLAEANWLMVIIEIAVAAAFFVAFWQIENRSKAPMVTTHYLKQRRTWGLLLTTLLTMTGVFAIMNGIVPAIAQDAKFGAGMSASVVSFATLTPYALVGLAFGPVAGMLASKFGYRAVLRAGLVVTVIGLLFGIYVSKAPSVWALVVLSVVLGISYAGTVNIMLNGLGIVLSPADNTGYLPGLNAGAFNLGAGLSYAVLYAFMNAFTSDSNGSSGYMATMIGAVVLLALAYLASLLIPQHEDN, from the coding sequence ATGACGGAAAGCACTAACAAACCCATGCTCGACAAGGGCGGCAAGTCCATCGCGGCTCTGATGACAGCTCTCATGGCTGCCGTCTTCGCCTTCCAGCTCAACGCTTCCATGCTCTCGCCAGCCCTGACGACCATGCAAAATGAGCTCAAAACAGACAGTGCTCAAATCGGCCTAACTCAGACCGTCTTCTTCACAGCCTGCGCCGTTTTCTCCCTCTTCCTGCCGCGCTTAGGCGACTTGGCTGGACGCAAGAAGGTCCTCTTGGGCATGCTTTCGCTCACGGCTATCGGCTGCGTCATTTCCGCGCTCGCGGTAAACGTGCCTATGCTGATGATAGGCCGCGTGGTCCAGGGCGTCGCGGGACCAGTTGTACCTATGACGCTGATTATGCTCCACAATCGCGTAACGGACGAAGCGCGCTATGCCAAGCTCATGTCTATCCTGACCGCGGTCAACGGCGGCATCGGGGGAGTGGACGCCATTTTGGGCGGCTGGCTTGCAGGCACCTTCGGCTTCCGTGCGGTCTTCTGGTTCATGGTCGTTATCGCCGTTATCGCAGTCATCTTGGTGGCCTTGTACGCCGACGAGAGTCATGCTATCGAGACTCCGCGCATGGATTGGCCCGGCGTGGTCACTCTCTGCGTCGCCTTCCTCCTGGCTTACCTAGCTATCAACGAGATTGAAAAGCTAGCCGAGGCGAACTGGCTGATGGTTATTATCGAAATCGCCGTAGCAGCGGCCTTCTTTGTGGCCTTCTGGCAAATTGAGAACCGCTCCAAGGCGCCTATGGTGACGACCCACTATTTGAAGCAGCGCCGCACTTGGGGCCTGCTCCTTACGACCCTGCTCACCATGACCGGCGTGTTTGCCATCATGAACGGCATCGTCCCGGCGATTGCTCAAGATGCGAAGTTTGGCGCGGGCATGTCTGCCAGCGTGGTCTCTTTCGCAACGCTGACCCCGTACGCTCTAGTCGGTCTAGCTTTCGGCCCCGTCGCCGGCATGCTGGCTTCCAAGTTCGGTTATCGTGCGGTCTTACGTGCTGGCTTAGTGGTGACCGTCATTGGCCTCTTGTTTGGCATTTATGTGAGCAAGGCACCGAGCGTGTGGGCCCTTGTGGTGCTCTCCGTAGTGTTGGGCATTTCTTACGCGGGCACGGTTAATATCATGCTCAACGGCTTGGGTATCGTGCTTTCTCCGGCTGACAACACCGGCTACCTGCCCGGACTTAACGCTGGCGCTTTCAACCTTGGCGCTGGCCTGTCATACGCAGTGCTATACGCTTTCATGAACGCCTTCACGTCTGACAGCAACGGCAGCAGCGGCTATATGGCAACTATGATTGGCGCTGTGGTCCTGCTAGCTTTGGCCTACTTAGCTTCTCTGCTGATTCCTCAGCACGAAGATAACTGA
- a CDS encoding type I restriction-modification system subunit M yields MAQSQNTAKQLTSQLWSMANDLRGKMSADEFRDYILGFIFYRYLSQKQEEYLNESGIMDRKEGESINVAYARNVAADGIEDWRTAISRRLGYAIDPEYTWASLMEQLHNQTLKPEFFQSMLDRFKYNAELAAREGNSESERDFREVFSDMNLSDSSLGNSTSARAKSLANIAEKIDSIEFVDEAGHDILGDVYEYLISEFASNSGKKAGEFYTPHEVSRVLAKLVTYKDPQAPDAGKGVLWDTSRDFSLYDPTMGSGSLLLTVQQELPERTSPAQTRFYGQELNRTTYNLARMNLMMHGVEYRAMRLRNADTLESDWPNGTDANGVDHPLFFDAVVANPPYSQHWDNEVSKMKDPRFKDYGKLAPKSKADFAFVEHCVYHLKDTGRMAIVLPHGVLFRGAAEGMIRKALIEKNYLDAVIGLPANLFYSTSIPTVVLVFRKNRSNNDILFIDASKDFEKGKNQNHLREEDIDKIISTYAAHEDVEKYAHVATREEIVENEYNLNIPRYVDTFEEEEPIDIDQVNKELAEVDAQIADLQAKFDAMVADLVPTDKQTGE; encoded by the coding sequence ATGGCACAGTCACAAAACACGGCTAAGCAACTTACTTCGCAGCTATGGTCGATGGCCAATGATCTACGAGGAAAGATGTCTGCCGATGAATTCCGAGACTATATTCTAGGATTCATTTTCTATAGGTATCTGTCGCAAAAGCAAGAGGAGTACCTCAATGAGTCCGGAATTATGGATCGTAAAGAGGGTGAAAGTATAAATGTTGCATATGCCCGAAACGTTGCAGCAGATGGTATTGAAGATTGGCGTACAGCGATCTCACGTAGACTCGGGTATGCGATAGATCCTGAATACACATGGGCATCCTTAATGGAACAGCTCCATAATCAGACTCTGAAGCCAGAGTTTTTCCAATCTATGCTAGACAGGTTTAAATATAATGCGGAGTTGGCAGCGCGGGAAGGCAACTCCGAGTCAGAGCGCGATTTTCGTGAAGTGTTTTCTGATATGAATCTGTCTGATTCGAGCTTGGGCAATTCGACTTCAGCCCGTGCCAAGAGTCTGGCAAATATTGCCGAAAAGATCGATTCTATTGAATTTGTTGATGAAGCCGGACACGATATTTTAGGTGATGTCTACGAGTATTTGATCTCCGAATTCGCTAGTAATTCAGGTAAAAAGGCAGGGGAGTTTTATACTCCACATGAGGTCTCACGAGTCCTAGCGAAATTAGTGACTTACAAGGATCCGCAGGCTCCCGATGCAGGTAAAGGTGTGCTTTGGGATACGAGCCGAGACTTTAGTTTATATGACCCTACGATGGGTTCTGGCTCCTTACTGCTGACAGTGCAACAGGAGTTGCCTGAGCGTACTTCACCTGCTCAGACTCGCTTCTACGGGCAGGAGCTCAATAGGACTACCTATAACTTGGCACGAATGAATCTCATGATGCACGGTGTGGAATATCGCGCCATGCGTTTGCGTAATGCTGACACCCTTGAGTCTGACTGGCCTAATGGAACGGATGCGAATGGAGTAGACCACCCGCTTTTCTTCGATGCTGTTGTTGCTAACCCGCCTTATTCACAGCACTGGGATAATGAAGTATCTAAGATGAAGGACCCTCGCTTCAAGGATTACGGAAAGTTAGCGCCCAAGTCCAAGGCTGACTTTGCTTTCGTGGAGCACTGTGTTTACCACCTGAAGGATACCGGCCGTATGGCAATTGTCCTGCCCCACGGTGTGCTCTTCCGTGGTGCGGCTGAGGGTATGATTCGTAAAGCTCTCATTGAGAAGAACTATTTGGACGCAGTGATTGGACTGCCTGCTAATTTGTTCTATTCCACTTCTATACCGACCGTGGTCTTGGTCTTCCGCAAGAACCGGAGCAACAACGATATTCTCTTCATTGATGCTTCAAAAGACTTCGAGAAGGGCAAGAACCAGAACCACTTACGAGAAGAAGATATCGACAAGATTATTTCCACTTATGCTGCCCACGAGGATGTTGAAAAGTATGCTCATGTAGCGACGAGGGAAGAAATCGTCGAAAATGAGTACAACCTCAACATTCCTCGCTACGTAGATACGTTCGAAGAAGAAGAGCCTATCGACATTGACCAAGTGAACAAGGAGCTCGCCGAGGTAGATGCTCAGATTGCTGACCTACAGGCCAAGTTCGACGCAATGGTTGCGGACCTGGTGCCAACTGATAAACAAACTGGTGAGTAA
- a CDS encoding restriction endonuclease subunit S, which translates to MRKDNNQKLVPQLRFKGFTDPWEQYKLKDITVRVTRKVEERTNINPLTISAQYGLVDQSAYFDRRVASSTLSGYFLINNGEFAYNKSTSKDYPYGAIKRLDKYENGALSTLYIVFSAEKSLSLGLVYYFESRSWHKQIDLIAAEGARNHGLLNIAPKDFFSTQIMLPSNRTEWHAIGAIFEILDNLIAAHERKCELLKKKKTYYLQQIFSQKFRFKGFTQPWQQRKLGELEENGYLSLHRGNVISERDIQNAPGSYPIYSASASSNGLMGQYSKYMFDEELITWSIDGGGEVFYRPRHKFSVTNVCGYIRIKSEFAYSFLSTELSYLHKGIHFDYTTKAHPSVIRNLYFVRYPALKEQEYVGVFFSSIDELERLLSQRIELLKQLKKAYLQKMFI; encoded by the coding sequence ATGCGAAAAGACAACAATCAAAAGCTAGTGCCCCAGTTACGTTTCAAAGGCTTTACTGACCCTTGGGAGCAGTATAAGTTAAAAGATATTACAGTTCGGGTGACTAGAAAAGTTGAAGAGCGAACCAATATCAATCCCTTAACTATCTCCGCTCAATATGGTTTGGTGGATCAAAGTGCATACTTTGACAGAAGAGTTGCTAGTTCAACTTTAAGTGGTTATTTCTTAATTAATAACGGTGAATTCGCATACAACAAAAGTACTTCTAAAGATTATCCTTATGGAGCAATAAAGCGCTTAGACAAGTATGAGAATGGCGCGTTATCGACCCTGTATATTGTCTTTTCAGCCGAAAAATCTCTTTCGTTGGGGCTAGTTTACTATTTTGAATCCCGAAGTTGGCATAAACAAATTGATCTTATAGCTGCTGAGGGCGCTCGAAACCACGGTTTACTGAATATCGCCCCAAAGGATTTCTTTAGCACACAGATTATGCTGCCCTCTAACAGAACTGAATGGCATGCAATTGGAGCCATTTTTGAAATTCTCGATAATCTCATCGCAGCCCACGAGCGTAAGTGCGAGCTCCTCAAGAAGAAGAAAACCTACTACCTACAACAAATTTTCAGCCAAAAATTCCGTTTCAAAGGCTTCACCCAACCGTGGCAACAGCGTAAGTTGGGCGAGTTAGAAGAAAATGGCTATCTGTCGCTTCATAGAGGCAATGTCATATCTGAGCGAGATATTCAGAATGCTCCAGGTTCATATCCAATATATTCTGCAAGTGCTTCTTCAAATGGCTTGATGGGTCAATACTCGAAATACATGTTTGATGAGGAACTTATAACGTGGTCAATCGACGGTGGCGGAGAGGTCTTCTATCGTCCAAGACATAAATTTTCTGTAACGAACGTTTGCGGTTATATCAGGATAAAAAGTGAGTTTGCATATTCATTTCTATCGACTGAACTTTCGTATCTTCATAAAGGTATCCACTTTGATTACACTACAAAGGCTCACCCATCAGTTATACGTAATCTGTATTTTGTCCGTTATCCAGCACTGAAAGAACAAGAATATGTTGGAGTATTTTTTTCGAGTATAGATGAATTGGAAAGGTTGTTGTCTCAACGTATTGAGCTACTGAAACAGCTTAAAAAAGCATATCTTCAAAAGATGTTTATTTAG